A section of the Phaseolus vulgaris cultivar G19833 chromosome 8, P. vulgaris v2.0, whole genome shotgun sequence genome encodes:
- the LOC137824730 gene encoding F-box protein At4g09920-like: MKEEWVCEVKGFVVVALKHHETMPDRISKLPDAVLSHILSFLPTTAAVATTVLSKRWNTLWRSCTTLSFDDFQYIFNSHAYCRFVQSVYAAILLRDWHHTVQSFNLRCRSSLCDPINMRVWINTVLQRGVQHLCLANYFYLPTAVLTCKTLVVLKLDQFLVKAFSTVDFPLLKIMHLRNLEFSDHRHFAEFVSAAPNLEDLEAVDLTFRCRAVEGSFKNLPKLVRATISKMDVPLAVVTDVRFLRLNWMDAEVKEFVPNRGFNVFRNLIQIEFGYKNYTKDWVEVLEMLKFFPKLQVLTVDKMSVDSLPQGEEGEDWTYPQDVPLSSISLHLRVCSFNNYKGSKDHVNFQQHSCKTRAKVQNDSRIISLYKAFCEL, from the exons ATGAAGGAGGAGTGGGTTTGTGAGGTTAAGGGGTTTGTGGTAGTTGCACTCAAACATCATGAAACCATGCCCGATAGGATCAGCAAATTACCCGACGCAGTTCTTTCTCACATTCTCTCTTTCCTCCCAACCACCGCCGCTGTCGCCACCACCGTCCTCTCCAAGCGCTGGAACACTCTCTGGCGCTCATGTACCACTCTCAGCTTCGACGATTTCCAATACATCTTCAACAGCCACGCCTATTGCCGCTTCGTTCAGTCCGTTTACGCGGCAATCCTCTTGCGCGATTGGCATCACACCGTCCAATCATTCAACCTCAGGTGTCGCTCTTCTCTTTGCGACCCCATCAATATGAGAGTCTGGATCAACACCGTGCTGCAACGCGGGGTTCAGCACCTCTGCCTCGCGAACTACTTCTACTTGCCCACCGCCGTCCTCACCTGCAAAACCCTCGTCGTTCTCAAGCTCGATCAGTTCTTGGTTAAGGCTTTCTCGACCGTTGATTTTCCTCTCCTTAAAATCATGCATCTCAGAAATCTAGAGTTCTCAGACCACCGACATTTCGCCGAGTTTGTTTCTGCGGCTCCGAATCTCGAGGACTTGGAGGCCGTCGATTTGACTTTTCGCTGCCGTGCGGTTGAAGGGAGCTTTAAGAATTTgcccaagttagttagggcaacTATCTCGAAAATGGATGTTCCGCTGGCAGTTGTTACTGATGTTCGGTTTCTGCGCCTGAATTGG ATGGATGCTGAAGTGAAAGAGTTTGTTCCAAACCGCGGGTTTAATGTGTTTCGCAACTTGATTCAGATTGAATTTGGTTATAAGAATTATACTAAAGACTGGGTGGAGGTACTCGAAATGCTCAAGTTTTTCCCCAAGCTTCAAGTTCTTACCGTTGACAAG ATGTCTGTTGATTCCTTGCCTCAAGGTGAGGAAGGAGAAGATTGGACATACCCACAGGATGTTCCTCTGAGCAGCATTTCGTTACACCTTAGAGTGTGTTCGTTTAACAATTATAAAGGTTCGAAAG ATCATGTCAATTTCCAGCAACATTCATGCAAAACAAGAGCAAAAGTTCAAAATGATTCAAGAATTATCTCTCTGTACAAGGCGTTCTGCGAGTTGTAA